TCTGCTGGTTTGGTTTTGAAGATCATTAATTATGGGAATTAACGGGTAGAACAGGTCTTTATCCTTGGTTAACAAGCGTTAGCTTCAAATGATTTAACAAAAGTACAGGTTAAAATTTACTAAAGTATGGTTGGGACCTGTAAATTGCGGCCCAGGATTTTGTTGAACCCGTTTTGGGGCTCATTTCTGAAAATGAGCCCCAAAACGCCCCATCATTGAGAGAGAATTACCCATGGAAAAAATAAAGATTGGCGTGCTGCGCGAAGGAAAAGTGCCGATAGACAAACGCGTGCCGCTCAGCCCCAAAAAATGCTTAGAGGTGTTGCAGGCATTCCCCAAGGCGCAGTTGGTGGTACAGCCCAGCCCGGTGCGCTGCTTCACCGACGAGGAATACACCAGCCTGGGCTTGCCGCTGCGCGAAAACCTGGCCAACTGTGACGTGCTCATGGGCGTGAAGGAAGTGCCCATTGACCACCTTATCCCTAACAAAACGTATTTCTTTTTTTCGCACACTATTAAAAAGCAGGCGCATAACCAAAAGCTGCTGCAGGCGGTGCTGGCCAAAAACATCACGCTTATTGATTATGAGTGTATCACCAATGAGCAGGGAGACAGAGTAGTGGCCTTCGGGCGGTGGGCCGGTATTGTGGGCGCGTACAACGGGTTGCTCACCTATGGCCGCAAATGGAACCTGTTCCACCTCAAACCCGCCCATGAGTGCTATGACATGGAAGACATGCTGGAGGAATTCTTCAAGGTGAAAAACCTGCCCGCCATCAAGATTGCCGTAACCGGCGGCGGGCGCGTGGCCAACGGCGCCCTGGAAGTGCTGGAACGCATGAAGTTAAAACAGGTGAGTGTCTTTGACTACCTCTACAAAGAATTCAATGAGCCGGTGTTTGTGCAGCTGCGCTCCTCAGATTACCATGTTCGGCCAGATGTCTCTGTCTGGGACTCCAAAGATTTCTACCAGAACCCGCACCTTTACCAGTCCACGTTTGACAAATTTGCGAAGGTGACAGATTTGCTCATGGGCTGCGCCTACTGGAACCCCGCCGCGCCCGTGCTCTTCACCCCGGAAGACATGCGCCAGCCAGAATTCAAGATCAACACCGTGGCCGACATTACCTGTGACGTGGACGGCTCCATTCCCTGCACCAAGCGCGTGAGCACCATTGCCGACCCGGCCTTTGATTACAACCCAGAAACCGGGGAATTAGCGCCCGCCTACAGCGCTGAGAAGAACATCACCGTCATGGCGGTTGATAACCTGCCCTGCGAACTTCCGCGCAACGCATCGCGTGATTTTGGCCGCCAGTTGATTGACGAGGTGCTGCCGCATCTGGTGAACCAAGACCAGCAGGGCGTGCTGGCGCGCGCCACCATCACCAAAGGCGGTCAACTCACCGAACGGTTCCAATATCTGCAGGATTACGCCTCCGGCGGATTGACGAAACCGGAGTAAGATTCTAAGTATAAAGTTGGAGGTTAATTAGCCTTCGGTGGCAAGAAAAAGCCCTGTGGAAAGATTGTTTCTACAGGGCTTTTTTCATGGATTCGCTTTCCGTTTTAGGGCTCAATTCTGGAAATGAAGCCCAAAACGGAAAATGGCAAAACGTTAAATTACCAGGCATGCACTAACAGAAAGCCCGAACCTGTTTTACCAGATTCGGGCTTTCTGTAATGATACAGATATGATTTACTACTTGATAGAATCTGCTCTGTCGGCCACGCCGTCTTTCACAGGCTCGTCTTTCACAGAAACCGTGTCAGTGGAAGAGAAGGTCTCATCTGCCTCTGTGCTAATTTCATCTGCTGCGCTTTCGGCGGTGTTCTCAGCGTTCTCAGCGGTTTTAGAGTCACAAGACGCAAACCCGAAGGTCAAGGCGACCATGGCGGCTGCGGCTAGATGCGTTACTTTTTTCATAGTGGTAGTTCTTTGGTTTCAGTTGAGAGTTATACGGCATATGGCTCAGAAAGATTAGATGAGCCGCCTCACCCGTGAAGTCCCCAAAGGAAAATGACCTTGGTCCTATAATAACATTCCCCGTTTTCGGCCCCGTTTCCAGAAATGAGCCCGAAAACGGAAATTTTACGCGGGCCGTAGTTGGTCCTGGCGGTACACGCCATCTAGTTTTCGTTTGCCCTGGCGCAGCGCGAAATAGGCGGCGTCTTCTGGCGGGCTCCAGTAAATATCGGTGATTTCGGCTACGGGGCCGTTGGG
This region of Rufibacter sp. LB8 genomic DNA includes:
- a CDS encoding NAD(P)-dependent oxidoreductase yields the protein MEKIKIGVLREGKVPIDKRVPLSPKKCLEVLQAFPKAQLVVQPSPVRCFTDEEYTSLGLPLRENLANCDVLMGVKEVPIDHLIPNKTYFFFSHTIKKQAHNQKLLQAVLAKNITLIDYECITNEQGDRVVAFGRWAGIVGAYNGLLTYGRKWNLFHLKPAHECYDMEDMLEEFFKVKNLPAIKIAVTGGGRVANGALEVLERMKLKQVSVFDYLYKEFNEPVFVQLRSSDYHVRPDVSVWDSKDFYQNPHLYQSTFDKFAKVTDLLMGCAYWNPAAPVLFTPEDMRQPEFKINTVADITCDVDGSIPCTKRVSTIADPAFDYNPETGELAPAYSAEKNITVMAVDNLPCELPRNASRDFGRQLIDEVLPHLVNQDQQGVLARATITKGGQLTERFQYLQDYASGGLTKPE